The Myxococcales bacterium genome includes a region encoding these proteins:
- a CDS encoding SDR family NAD(P)-dependent oxidoreductase has product MRELARRVAVVTGGGSGIGRGISLGLAAEEMTVAVADVRVESAEVVAAEIVEGGGRAFAVQVDVTSVESLATAAKQVAAEAGGVNLLCANAGVMARIGTLDEHTIEDWEYTLSVNVLGVVKTVKAFLPLLRASAPDAHIVNTASLGGLMATEGFPIGAYVASKYACVGYSEMLRLELAGEGIGVSVLCPGVVESDLMTTSIQNRPEGFGEQVAPVLESGEAPNVAPLPDITAMPAEAVGPIVVNAVRENRLHVLTHRGSRPFVEMRFRAIFDDFDFAEKSKATW; this is encoded by the coding sequence ATGAGGGAGTTGGCTCGAAGGGTCGCAGTCGTCACGGGCGGTGGAAGCGGAATTGGACGCGGAATCTCACTCGGACTCGCGGCCGAAGAAATGACGGTCGCGGTCGCGGATGTTCGCGTTGAAAGTGCTGAAGTGGTTGCCGCTGAGATTGTTGAGGGTGGAGGTCGGGCTTTCGCCGTGCAAGTGGACGTGACTTCCGTGGAATCCCTGGCGACGGCTGCGAAGCAGGTCGCAGCCGAGGCCGGGGGCGTCAACCTTCTCTGTGCAAATGCCGGCGTGATGGCGCGGATCGGAACGCTCGACGAGCACACGATCGAAGACTGGGAGTACACCCTCTCGGTCAACGTGCTCGGAGTCGTAAAGACCGTCAAGGCCTTTTTGCCGCTGCTGCGCGCCAGCGCACCGGATGCGCATATTGTGAACACGGCCTCCCTCGGTGGGCTGATGGCAACCGAGGGTTTTCCCATCGGTGCGTATGTCGCGAGCAAATACGCATGTGTGGGCTACAGCGAGATGCTGCGCCTCGAACTGGCGGGCGAAGGCATCGGGGTGTCTGTGTTGTGCCCGGGTGTCGTCGAGTCGGATCTCATGACCACCTCCATTCAGAACCGACCCGAAGGTTTCGGCGAACAAGTGGCGCCAGTTTTGGAATCCGGCGAAGCGCCGAACGTCGCTCCACTCCCGGACATTACCGCTATGCCCGCCGAAGCCGTTGGCCCGATCGTCGTGAATGCGGTGCGGGAGAATCGTCTCCATGTTCTGACGCATCGAGGATCTCGACCGTTCGTTGAGATGCGATTCCG
- a CDS encoding amidohydrolase: protein MSNILIISSDCHAGALPATYNEYLPSKYHKAAEVWWLSYVKEMIARTGTFFDQEAVDDYAEKAGGAGQFQALMETKGAPEDSVLMALLNDGASPFSPRAGEWDAQVRTKELEDDGIAAEVIFPQMAPFGAGLLQYRHPVDPENNLAGIRAYNRWLADFCNTHPGRHAGVALINVDDINVTCQEVRDAHEMGLFGGVLLPTSTGDYPFYHDPRYEPLWAVCEELGMPVQAHSGWSPDYGDAESATAMYISEVDMWAQRSFTALLWSGAFERHPGLNLILTETGTAWILERLRVLEFKANLPFFSHFSAKLSKTPTEFFQSQCYIGASFMPKHEGEQRHKIGLDRIMWGSDYPHMEGTWPNTREYLRNTFSEYPEDEIRAILGKNALNAYGFDAKVVEPVADRIGPTLSSIVGDA, encoded by the coding sequence ATGTCAAACATACTCATCATCAGTTCCGACTGTCACGCTGGCGCGCTACCCGCGACCTACAACGAATACCTGCCATCCAAGTACCACAAAGCGGCCGAAGTCTGGTGGCTGTCCTACGTGAAGGAAATGATCGCGCGGACGGGGACCTTCTTCGACCAGGAAGCCGTAGACGACTACGCCGAAAAAGCCGGGGGCGCTGGGCAATTCCAAGCCTTGATGGAAACGAAGGGGGCGCCCGAGGATTCGGTACTGATGGCCCTGCTGAACGACGGGGCCAGCCCGTTTTCGCCTCGTGCCGGCGAGTGGGATGCGCAAGTTCGAACCAAGGAACTCGAGGATGATGGCATTGCGGCAGAGGTGATCTTTCCCCAGATGGCGCCGTTCGGTGCGGGCCTCCTGCAGTACCGCCACCCAGTGGACCCCGAGAACAACTTGGCGGGCATCCGGGCCTACAACCGCTGGCTCGCGGACTTTTGTAACACCCACCCCGGGCGACACGCCGGTGTCGCACTAATCAATGTCGACGACATCAACGTAACTTGCCAAGAAGTGCGCGACGCACATGAGATGGGTTTGTTCGGGGGAGTCTTGCTTCCGACGAGCACCGGCGACTATCCGTTCTACCACGACCCGCGCTACGAACCGCTGTGGGCAGTCTGCGAAGAACTCGGCATGCCGGTCCAGGCGCACTCCGGCTGGTCACCCGATTACGGTGACGCCGAGAGCGCCACAGCGATGTACATCAGCGAGGTCGATATGTGGGCGCAGCGTTCGTTCACCGCCCTGTTGTGGTCCGGTGCTTTCGAGCGCCACCCGGGTCTGAATTTGATTCTGACGGAAACCGGCACCGCCTGGATCTTGGAACGACTTCGCGTGCTGGAGTTCAAGGCGAACCTCCCCTTCTTCAGCCATTTCAGTGCAAAGCTGTCCAAGACCCCGACCGAATTTTTCCAGAGCCAGTGCTACATCGGTGCGTCCTTTATGCCCAAGCACGAGGGCGAGCAGCGACACAAGATCGGTCTCGACCGGATCATGTGGGGTTCGGACTATCCGCACATGGAGGGGACCTGGCCCAACACCAGGGAGTACCTGCGAAACACATTCAGCGAGTACCCCGAGGATGAGATCCGCGCGATTCTCGGAAAAAATGCGCTCAATGCGTACGGCTTTGACGCCAAGGTGGTGGAACCGGTCGCCGACAGGATTGGCCCCACGCTCTCGAGCATCGTCGGCGATGCCTGA